One window from the genome of Alosa alosa isolate M-15738 ecotype Scorff River chromosome 15, AALO_Geno_1.1, whole genome shotgun sequence encodes:
- the tbcb gene encoding tubulin-folding cofactor B, giving the protein MEDNGISVISNPTVAVRLTSTLSEFESNRRFNRGITIAEFKCKLEMVVGVPSSCMELQLFSTQDKFLLKLEDSDALLGSYPVDDDCRIHVIDRSGGQNEFSDLSKVEKFELPEDAYEKRNDSARSFLKKKKLGRFNEEGQAKQEELKAAAEEKEKAACANITTGSRCQVKVVGQPTKVGTVMYVGTADFKPGSWVGVKYDEPLGKHDGSVNGKRYFECEPKYGAFVKPTSVTVGDFPEEDYLDEM; this is encoded by the exons ATGGAAGACAACGGTATATCAGTCATAAGCAATCCAACAGTGGCAGTTCGTTTGACTAGCACTCTTTCTGAGTTTGAATCAAATCGACGATTCAATCGGGGAATCACCATTGCAGAATTTAAG TGTAAGTTGGAGATGGTGGTAGGCGTTCCATCATCATGTATGGAACTGCAGCTGTTCAGCACCCAAGACAAGTTCCTGCTGAAACTCGAGGACAGTGATGCTCTCTTAGGCTCGTACCCTGTGGATGATGATTGCAGGATACAT GTGATTGACCGCAGTGGAGGTCAGAACGAGTTCAGCGATCTGTCAAAGGTTGAGAAGTTTGAGCTGCCAGAAGACGCCTATGAGAAGAGAAATG ACTCGGCACGCTCCTTCTTAAAGAAGAAGAAGCTTGGCCGGTTTAATGAAGAGGGTCAAGCGAAACAGGAAGAACTGAAGGCGGCagcagaggagaaggagaaagctGCATGTGCCAACATCACCACCGGTAGTAGATGCCAAGTCAAAGTTGTCGGGCAGCCTACTAAGGTCGGCACTGTGATGTATGTAG GAACGGCAGACTTCAAACCAGGCTCCTGGGTTGGAGTCAAGTATGATGAGCCACTTGGAAAGCATGATGGCAG TGTGAATGGGAAACGGTATTTTGAATGTGAGCCGAAGTATGGTGCCTTTGTGAAGCCCACATCAGTGACTGTTGGAGATTTCCCAGAAGAAGACTATTTGGATGAGATGTAG
- the qpctla gene encoding glutaminyl-peptide cyclotransferase-like a: MPRNSSRYKALHTGNGGTTSVCEQVRMPRMRVLVICLCGAFVLAMILGIYLSNEATNSRILSADLIKDKLNHKPSKLSLAQVRKLAAQVDISRLWEKHLRPFLIERLPGTPGSQAVRQHIKSQLSSLLTGWTVEEDLFKSATPRGLVTFTNVLAVLDPSAPRRLLLACHYDSKFYPPDPKHPKHVFLGASDSAVPCSMILELVTVLDVQLNALKQQRAAVTLQLVFFDGEEAFEEWTDTDSIYGSRHLAERMAHTPYPAPTSRTNLLQAVDLFVLLDLLGGPDPLIVNHFDNTAHWFDRLIAAEKRLHRQGLLFSHLSEQSYFRKDVYLGPVQDDHIPFLHRGVPVLHVIPTPFPPFWHKMEDDEERMHRPTVENLTKIMAIFLAEYLGL; encoded by the exons ATGCCGAGAAATAGTTCTAGATACAAGGCACTACATACAGGTAACGGCGGTACGACCTCCGTTTGTGAACAAGTCCGCATGCCTCGTATGCGGGTTTTGGTCATCTGTCTCTGCGGTGCGTTTGTGCTTGCTATGATCTTGGGAATATACCTGTCAAATGAGGCAACCAACTCCAGAATTCTGTCAGCAGATCTCATTAAAGACAAG CTCAATCATAAGCCTAGCAAGTTATCCCTGGCCCAGGTACGCAAACTAGCTGCCCAGGTAGACATATCACGTCTGTGGGAGAAACATCTGAGGCCATTCTTGATAGAGAGGCTTCCAGGAACGCCAGGCAGCCAAGCTGTGAGACAG CACATCAAGTCTCAGCTCTCGTCCCTACTGACGGGCTGGACAGTCGAGGAGGACCTCTTCAAATCAGCCACTCCACGAGGCCTGGTCACCTTCACCAATGTCTTGGCTGTACTGGACCCCTCAGCCCCCCGACGCCTCCTTCTGGCCTGTCACTATGACTCCAAGTTCTACCCACCGGACCCAAAGCACCCCAAACATGTGTTTCTGGGGGCGAGCGACTCAGCAGTTCCCTGCTCCATGATCCTTGAACTTGTTACAGTTCTAGATGTGCAGTTGAACGCCCTTAAACAACAG CGGGCTGCTGTGACCCTTCAGCTGGTCTTTTTTGATGGAGAAGAGGCATTTGAGGAGTGGACAGACACTGATTCTATCTACGGCTCTCGCCACCTGGCTGAGCGCATGGCCCACACGCCGTATCCCGCCCCCACCTCTCGCACCAACCTACTGCAAGCAGTG gatttgtttgttttactggACCTGTTGGGTGGGCCTGATCCACTGATTGTCAATCACTTTGACAACACAGCTCATTGGTTTGACCGTCTCATAGCTGCAG AGAAGAGATTGCACAGGCAGGGCCTGTTGTTTTCCCACCTGTCTGAACAGAGCTACTTCAGGAAGGATGTGTATCTGGGCCCTGTGCAGGACGACCATATCCCCTTCTTACATAGGG GTGTTCCAGTGCTTCATGTTATACCCACGCCATTCCCACCATTTTGGCACAAAATggaggatgatgaggagaggATGCACCGGCCCACTGTGGAAAACCTCACTAAAATCATGGCCATCTTCCTGGCAGAGTACTTGggcctttaa
- the six5 gene encoding homeobox protein SIX5 has product MASLSSEQNDICTEQPTEDSEKSKIKEERDPDEVSEELLQSFRKSELSFSSDQVACVCEALLQAGNVDRLWRFLSTIPPSADLLRGNETLLKAQALVAFHREEFKQLYAILESHDFHPSNHGFLQDLYLQARYKEAERSRGRSLGAVDKYRLRKKFPLPKTIWDGEETVYCFKEKSRNALKECYKINRYPTPDEKKNLAKATGLSLTQVSNWFKNRRQRDRTPSGTNSKSESDGNHSTEDEASKGDLEDITDKHINEDSITCSTGPLISISGTTCSTGGQLILNSTGGFLTSPHPLLLNGSSLLSGTGSSVIINGLTLNDRHAVTLSPVTANPPLLLNGAQVIPKGVGINDLSLEVPSVSEMETQATLPTVVLNTHTSPNGTITLPLTEDGKGSSGTASSLPTLDFINSISVPEGLVLKTDDGVQTISLTSVPSSTTSSSISPTTPLSPLSVNQSGRTSETLNPSLAVTPTGVVISNPMVPLTSQQHEFVVFATAGSQLSPSNSICQVVSSSSSSTPQVFSLPQVVPSIQGIPVSQLMQHHSGAQVSSCPQLVPVSSLTSQLPQVSVPPLQGQMLHIAPRLAQVPQCSTSTTLSDDNILSVSQVASSQVSQGLTLQLSDQSSSNSLSRSQRPAQQVIPISSPTQVVPVSQSKELGLAQLVPVSLPQLVPVSSISAASNGSLSFPQMVQASPTLSIPSAGGAFQIISSNPSAGVGVAQAPLRVNQLGSLQSVGPTASASPGVQILNSGIIQIPSSSPGTGNFVLTGGMGGSPILSLQQGKLILTIPAGIQFTSVPVKSMSENPVQSMVTSDQTPVIVTAENPPATSAAVPASSSLQCSSLSYTNSALYCSPEPGTPANPTPVASPDTPDCSSTQTSSTVLPSQHALSPESMLTLSPICGSGSQLPQTTWSPASLASSATLSLFDVRGKGDLAEDPSLMGLPASDGLLLGTPPPGGDMDKESQLDDTEEMDGDSKILTQLQSVPVDDDLGL; this is encoded by the exons ATGGCTTCCTTGTCTTCAGAACAAAACGATATATGCACTGAGCAGCCGACAGAAGACTCAGAAAAATCTAAaataaaggaagagagagacccTGACGAGGTTTCAGAGGAACTGCTTCAAAGTTTTCGCAAGTCGGAGCTTAGCTTTTCAAGTGACCAAGTGGCATGTGTGTGCGAGGCACTTCTGCAGGCGGGTAATGTGGATCGCCTGTGGAGATTCCTCTCCACCATCCCTCCTTCGGCTGACCTGCTACGTGGCAATGAAACTTTACTGAAGGCCCAAGCACTAGTCGCTTTCCACCGGGAAGAATTCAAACAATTGTACGCAATACTAGAGAGCCACGATTTCCACCCCAGCAACCATGGGTTCCTGCAGGACCTTTACTTACAGGCACGGTACAAGGAGGCAGAGAGGTCCCGAGGTCGGAGCCTGGGTGCAGTGGACAAGTATCGTCTTAGGAAAAAGTTTCCCTTGCCAAAAACTATTTGGGACGGAGAGGAGACTGTATATTGCTTCAAAGAAAAGTCGCGCAATGCTCTCAAAGAGTGTTACAAGATCAACAGGTATCCCACCCCAGACGAAAAGAAGAATTTAGCTAAAGCCACCGGACTTTCCCTGACCCAAGTTAGTAACTGGTTCAAGAACCGACGACAGAGAGACCGAACACCCTCTGGTACCAACAGCAAAAG TGAATCTGATGGCAACCACAGTACTGAAGATGAAGCCAGTAAGGGAGATTTGGAGGACATCACAGACAAACATATCAATGAGGACTCGATCACGTGTTCCACTGGCCCTCTCATATCCATCTCTGGTACTACCTGCAGCACTGGTGGCCAGCTCATTCTCAACAGCACAGGGGGGTTCCTCACCTCCCCTCATCCTCTGCTTCTCaatggcagctcactgctctcaGGCACGGGGTCAAGTGTCATTATCAACGGGTTGACCTTAAACGACAGGCATGCGGTGACTCTCAGTCCAGTCACTGCCAACCCGCCTTTGCTACTGAATGGAGCACAGGTAATCCCCAAAGGTGTGGGAATCAATGACCTCAGCTTGGAGGTCCCGTCTGTTAGCGAAATGGAAACACAAGCTACTCTCCCGACTGTGGTACTAAACACCCACACCAGCCCAAATGGAACCATCACCCTCCCACTGACAGAGGATGGGAAAGGATCCAGTGGCACAGCCTCTTCTCTGCCTACGCTGGATTTCATTAACTCCATCAGTGTCCCAGAGGGCCTGGTACTAAAGACAGATGATGGGGTGCAAACTATATCACTGACTTCTGTACCCTCGTCCACCACTTCATCCTCCATTTCCCCCACCAcccctctgtctcctctatCTGTGAATCAGAGTGGCCGAACCTCAGAGACCTTAAACCCCTCTCTGGCTGTCACCCCGACAGGAGTGGTTATCTCTAACCCAATGGTGCCTTTGACCTCCCAGCAGCATGAGTTTGTGGTGTTTGCCACCGCTGGCTCGCAGCTTAGTCCCTCTAATTCCATCTGCCAGGTGGtctcgtcttcctcctcctccacgccACAGGTGTTCTCTCTCCCCCAGGTGGTGCCTTCTATCCAGGGCATCCCTGTCTCTCAGCTGATGCAGCACCACTCGGGAGCCCAAGTGTCTTCCTGTCCCCAGCTCGTCCCTGTGTCTTCCCTCACCAGTCAGCTGCCACAGGTTTCTGTCCCTCCTTTACAAGGTCAGATGCTCCACATAGCTCCGCGCCTTGCCCAAGTCCCGCAGTGTAGTACGTCCACCACCCTCAGCGATGACAACATTTTGTCTGTTTCCCAGGTGGCCAGTAGTCAGGTGTCCCAGGGCTTGACCCTCCAGCTTAGTGATCAGTCTtcctcaaactctctctctcgttctcagcGGCCTGCGCAACAGGTCATTCCTATTTCCTCCCCGACACAAGTCGTCCCTGTCTCTCAGTCGAAAGAACTAGGCCTTGCCCAGTTAGTCCCCGTATCTCTGCCTCAACTTGTTCCTGTGTCCTCCATCTCTGCAGCCTCCAATGGATCCCTTTCATTTCCCCAAATGGTACAAGCTAGCCCTACCCTTTCTATACCATCAGCTGGAGGTGCCTTCCAGATCATCAGTTCCAACCCCAGTGCAGGTGTTGGGGTCGCTCAGGCACCCCTGCGAGTTAACCAGCTTGGATCCCTCCAGAGTGTTGGTCCCACAGCCAGTGCCTCTCCTGGGGTTCAGATCCTCAATTCGGGGATCATTCAAATCCCCTCCAGCTCACCAG GTACTGGTAACTTTGTTCTGACAGGAGGCATGGGGGGTAGTCCCATTCTTAGCCTCCAGCAAGGCAAACTCATTCTTACCATTCCAGCTGGCATCCAGTTCACCAGTGTGCCTGTTAAGTCAATGTCAGAGAACCCTGTCCAAAGCATGGTGACTTCTGACCAGACCCCGGTCATCGTTACTGCAGAGAATCCGCCCGCCACTTCTGCAGCAGTGCCAGCTTCGTCTTCCCTGCAGTGTTCCTCGTTGAGCTACACCAATTCTGCACTGTACTGTAGCCCTGAGCCTGGAACGCCAGCCAACCCGACCCCCGTAGCTTCCCCCGACACGCCAGACTGTTCAAGCACTCAGACGTCCTCCACAGTGCTGCCGTCCCAGCACGCCTTGAGCCCAGAGAGCATGCTGACACTCAGCCCCATATGCGGTTCAGGCTCACAGCTTCCACAGACCACGTGGAGCCCCGCTTCACTTGCCTCCTCTGCCACCCTCAGTCTGTTTGATGTGCGGGGGAAGGGAGACCTAGCAGAGGATCCCTCTCTGATGGGACTGCCGGCTAGTGATGGTCTGCTACTTGGGACTCCTCCGCCTGGTGGAGACATGGACAAAGAATCCCAGTTGGATGATACAGAAGAAATGGACGGGGATTCTAAAATCCTCACACAACTCCAGTCTGTTCCTGTAGATGATGATTTGGGTTTATAG